One genomic region from Microcystis panniformis FACHB-1757 encodes:
- the menA gene encoding 2-carboxy-1,4-naphthoquinone phytyltransferase, with product MTTDTVTTPSPQKLWLAAIKPPMYSVAIIPIILGTAIAYQETGRFSLPIFATFILSAILILAWLNLSNDVFDADTGIDVNKAHSIVNLTGNKSLIFWLSNLFLLLGIAGIFAISYGRGDWMLLELIALCCFLGYTYQGPPFRLGYQGLGEIICFFTFGPLAIAAAYYSQAGAFSLSSLAASIIIGITTSIILFCSHFHQVADDLKAGKKSPIVRLGTLKGSKVLTVVTVLVYVLTVVFVLLQVYPPLTLLIFLSLPFAWQLVNHVNQNHDQPQLVSNCKFIAVNLHFFSGILFSLGYFLASR from the coding sequence ATGACCACCGATACTGTCACCACTCCCTCGCCCCAAAAACTCTGGTTAGCAGCCATTAAACCACCAATGTATAGTGTGGCAATTATACCGATTATTCTGGGAACAGCGATCGCTTATCAGGAAACAGGTCGATTTTCTCTGCCGATTTTTGCCACTTTTATCCTCTCAGCTATTTTAATTCTCGCTTGGTTAAATCTCAGTAATGATGTTTTTGATGCCGATACCGGGATCGATGTCAATAAGGCACATTCGATTGTTAATTTAACCGGCAATAAATCTTTAATTTTCTGGCTGAGTAATCTTTTTCTATTATTAGGCATCGCCGGTATTTTTGCTATTAGTTATGGGCGAGGCGATTGGATGCTCCTAGAATTAATCGCCCTCTGCTGTTTTTTGGGCTATACCTATCAAGGTCCTCCCTTCCGTCTCGGTTATCAAGGATTAGGTGAAATTATCTGTTTCTTTACTTTTGGACCCTTAGCGATTGCCGCTGCCTACTATTCCCAAGCTGGTGCTTTTTCTCTCTCTAGTCTAGCGGCTTCAATTATTATCGGGATTACCACTTCTATCATCCTTTTTTGTTCCCATTTCCATCAAGTCGCCGATGATCTCAAAGCGGGTAAAAAATCACCTATTGTCCGTTTAGGTACTTTAAAGGGTTCTAAAGTTTTAACCGTAGTGACGGTTCTCGTTTACGTTTTAACGGTAGTTTTTGTCCTGCTCCAGGTTTATCCCCCTCTCACTCTTTTAATCTTCCTTAGTCTCCCTTTCGCTTGGCAATTAGTCAACCACGTTAACCAAAATCACGACCAACCTCAGCTAGTCAGTAACTGCAAGTTTATAGCGGTTAATCTTCACTTTTTTAGTGGCATTCTCTTCTCCCTTGGCTATTTCCTTGCTTCCCGTTGA
- a CDS encoding ISAs1 family transposase — MLSLIEKLKQVKDFRKDKGKRHPLWIVLVVIILGTMLGYSGYRELGEFAKNNRHRLSKEFNIIPERVPSYSTIRRVMMGVDWQSLLKMFNEWALQEYGQRDDINWLGIDGKSLKNTLKNPNNEQQNFIMFISLFSQESGLVLHLKRIENKKGSEIDEGQAIIEDCSLQNKVFTGDALHCQKKTISLIAKTKNDYVITVKGNQKNLYQRIQDLSNSSKPESFFLEQDNSHGRKISRKIEVFKVRKNERKGFENLRRVIKVERRGSRGDKTYEETAYYISSLTESAEVFAKIIRGHWKIENQLHWVKDVIFEEDKSEISDFQAASNWSILTTIGLNLFRGLGFLSITEGQRWLAERWEKLIVLST; from the coding sequence ATGTTGAGCTTAATAGAAAAACTAAAACAAGTCAAGGACTTTCGGAAAGATAAAGGAAAAAGACACCCTTTATGGATAGTATTAGTAGTAATAATACTAGGAACAATGCTAGGATACTCAGGTTATAGAGAACTAGGAGAGTTTGCTAAAAATAATCGGCACAGGCTGAGTAAAGAATTTAACATAATTCCAGAAAGAGTCCCATCCTATTCAACAATTAGAAGGGTAATGATGGGAGTTGACTGGCAGAGTTTGTTAAAAATGTTTAATGAATGGGCATTACAAGAATATGGACAAAGAGATGATATAAATTGGCTAGGCATAGATGGAAAAAGTCTCAAAAACACCCTAAAGAATCCTAACAATGAACAACAAAATTTTATCATGTTTATCTCATTGTTTAGTCAAGAAAGTGGCTTGGTATTACACTTAAAAAGAATCGAAAACAAAAAAGGGTCTGAAATCGACGAAGGGCAAGCTATAATTGAGGATTGCTCTCTCCAAAATAAAGTTTTTACTGGGGATGCTTTACACTGTCAGAAGAAAACAATCAGCTTAATAGCCAAGACTAAAAATGACTATGTTATCACCGTTAAAGGAAATCAGAAAAATCTTTATCAGCGAATACAAGACCTGAGTAATTCCTCAAAGCCAGAAAGTTTTTTTCTTGAACAAGATAATAGTCATGGACGAAAAATATCAAGAAAAATAGAAGTTTTTAAAGTGAGGAAAAATGAAAGAAAAGGGTTTGAAAATCTGCGAAGAGTTATTAAAGTAGAAAGAAGGGGTAGTCGCGGGGATAAAACCTATGAAGAAACAGCTTACTATATCAGTAGCCTAACCGAATCCGCCGAAGTATTTGCTAAAATTATTCGAGGACACTGGAAAATAGAAAATCAGTTACATTGGGTAAAAGATGTAATTTTTGAGGAAGATAAAAGCGAAATTAGTGATTTTCAAGCGGCCAGCAATTGGTCAATTCTCACAACCATAGGATTGAATCTTTTCAGAGGTTTGGGTTTTCTCTCAATCACAGAGGGACAGAGGTGGTTAGCTGAACGTTGGGAAAAACTGATAGTTTTATCGACGTAA
- a CDS encoding ISAs1 family transposase — protein MLSLIEKLKQVKDFRKDKGKRHPLWIVLVVIILGTMLGYSGYRELGEFAKNNRHRLSKEFNIIPERVPSYSTIRRVMMGVDWQSLLKMFNEWALQEYGQRDDINWLGIDGKSLKNTLKNPNNEQQNFIMFISLFSQESGLVLHLKRIENKKGSEIDEGQAIIEDCSLQNKVFTGDALHCQKKTISLIAKTKNDYVITVKGNQKNLYKRIQDLSNSSKPESCFLEQDNSHGRKISRKIEVFKVRKNERKGFENLRRIVKVERKGSRGDKTYEETAYYISSLTESAEVFAKIIRGHWKIENQLHWVKDVIFEEDKSEISDFQAASNWSILTTIGLNLFRGLGFLSITEGQRWLAERWEKLIVLST, from the coding sequence ATGTTGAGCTTAATAGAAAAACTAAAACAAGTCAAGGACTTTCGGAAAGATAAAGGAAAAAGACACCCTTTATGGATAGTATTAGTAGTAATAATACTAGGAACAATGCTAGGATACTCAGGTTATAGAGAACTAGGAGAGTTTGCTAAAAATAATCGGCACAGGCTGAGTAAAGAATTTAACATAATTCCAGAAAGAGTCCCATCCTATTCAACAATTAGAAGGGTAATGATGGGAGTTGACTGGCAGAGTTTGTTAAAAATGTTTAATGAATGGGCATTACAAGAATATGGACAAAGAGATGATATAAATTGGCTAGGCATAGATGGAAAAAGTCTCAAAAACACCCTAAAGAATCCTAACAATGAACAACAAAATTTTATCATGTTTATCTCATTGTTTAGTCAAGAAAGTGGCTTGGTATTACACTTAAAAAGAATCGAAAACAAAAAAGGGTCTGAAATCGACGAAGGGCAAGCTATAATTGAGGATTGCTCTCTCCAAAATAAAGTTTTTACTGGGGATGCTTTACACTGTCAGAAGAAAACAATCAGCTTAATAGCCAAGACTAAAAATGACTATGTTATCACCGTTAAAGGAAATCAGAAAAATCTTTATAAGCGAATACAAGACCTGAGTAATTCCTCAAAGCCAGAAAGTTGCTTTCTCGAACAAGATAATAGTCATGGACGAAAAATATCAAGAAAAATAGAAGTTTTTAAAGTGAGGAAAAATGAAAGAAAAGGGTTTGAAAATCTGCGAAGAATTGTTAAAGTAGAAAGAAAGGGTAGTCGCGGGGATAAAACTTATGAGGAAACAGCTTACTATATCAGTAGCCTAACCGAATCCGCCGAAGTATTTGCTAAAATTATTCGAGGACATTGGAAAATAGAAAATCAGTTACATTGGGTAAAAGATGTAATTTTTGAGGAAGATAAAAGCGAGATCAGTGATTTTCAAGCGGCCAGCAATTGGTCAATTCTCACAACTATAGGATTGAATCTTTTCAGAGGTTTGGGTTTTCTCTCAATCACAGAGGGACAGAGGTGGTTAGCTGAACGTTGGGAAAAACTGATAGTTTTATCGACGTAA
- a CDS encoding DUF29 family protein has protein sequence MEELLELKALLLKGDIKGSLAIVEELEDMGKNGIISTIRSYAVILLLHLIKQQAENRTTRSWDVSIRNSVREIQRHNKRRKAAGYYLSDEELTDTLNDAYLNALDAAPLEVEAACYQSEQLEAIINKNKLISDAFILIKTVSP, from the coding sequence ATGGAAGAACTTTTAGAATTAAAAGCTTTACTCTTAAAAGGTGATATTAAAGGTTCACTGGCGATTGTAGAAGAACTTGAAGATATGGGCAAAAATGGGATTATTAGCACCATTCGTAGTTATGCTGTTATCTTATTACTTCATTTAATTAAACAACAGGCAGAAAACCGAACCACTCGTTCTTGGGATGTCTCCATTCGCAATAGCGTTAGAGAAATTCAACGCCACAATAAACGCCGAAAAGCAGCAGGATATTATTTAAGTGATGAGGAATTAACAGACACTTTAAACGATGCTTATCTTAATGCTTTGGATGCCGCTCCTCTAGAAGTCGAAGCAGCTTGTTATCAATCGGAGCAACTAGAAGCTATAATTAACAAAAATAAACTGATTAGCGATGCTTTTATTTTAATCAAAACCGTCTCTCCTTAG
- a CDS encoding choice-of-anchor C family PEP-CTERM protein has translation MIVTPVQAANLVQNGSFENGANPGLFQTLDAVSTVITGWTVSQGSIDYIGTVWQASNGSRSLDLSGGNAGRIQQTFNTTVGGTYRVTFDLAGNPNASPTIKEMRVSAGGSSADFSFDTTGKSRSNMGWVSNSWDFTANSTTTTLEFISLSNSFAGPVLDNVSVIAVPEPSSMLGLLSLGVLGISSALKRQS, from the coding sequence TTGATAGTCACCCCTGTACAAGCAGCAAATTTGGTTCAAAATGGCAGTTTTGAGAACGGTGCAAACCCTGGTCTTTTTCAAACACTTGATGCTGTTTCCACGGTAATTACAGGATGGACGGTTAGCCAAGGATCAATTGATTATATAGGTACAGTATGGCAAGCTTCTAATGGTTCTAGAAGTCTGGATTTATCTGGAGGGAATGCTGGTCGAATTCAGCAAACCTTTAACACAACTGTCGGTGGGACTTATCGGGTGACTTTTGATCTGGCGGGTAATCCCAACGCAAGTCCTACTATTAAAGAGATGAGAGTGAGTGCAGGAGGAAGTTCTGCTGACTTTTCTTTTGACACAACAGGAAAAAGCCGTTCAAACATGGGATGGGTATCAAATTCTTGGGATTTTACTGCTAACAGTACAACCACTACCCTTGAGTTTATCAGTTTAAGTAATAGCTTTGCTGGTCCTGTGTTGGATAATGTCTCAGTGATAGCTGTTCCCGAACCTTCATCAATGCTAGGATTATTGAGTTTAGGAGTATTAGGAATTAGTTCTGCTTTAAAACGTCAATCTTAA
- a CDS encoding DUF29 domain-containing protein, producing the protein MTAQIPISKISLYDRDFQLWIETTVNQLRQEDFASVDWTNLIEELGSIGKNNRQALKSLLIQLLAHLLKLVYWQTEREYNANKWEAAIIDFRVQIADLLEDSPSLKPYLLEIFDSCYGKARQIVSKLSRQEIPREVIITPEETLDENWFP; encoded by the coding sequence ATGACCGCTCAAATACCGATCTCGAAGATCAGCTTATACGATCGAGATTTTCAGCTATGGATCGAGACAACCGTTAACCAATTACGACAGGAGGATTTTGCCTCGGTTGACTGGACTAATCTGATCGAGGAATTAGGAAGCATAGGAAAAAATAATCGACAGGCTCTCAAAAGTTTGTTAATTCAATTATTAGCTCATCTGCTCAAGTTAGTTTATTGGCAGACGGAAAGAGAGTATAATGCTAATAAGTGGGAAGCGGCAATTATTGATTTTCGAGTTCAAATTGCCGATCTGCTGGAAGACAGTCCTAGCTTAAAACCTTATCTCCTCGAAATTTTCGATTCTTGTTATGGAAAAGCTAGGCAAATAGTCTCGAAATTGAGCAGGCAAGAAATTCCCAGAGAAGTCATTATTACCCCAGAAGAAACCCTGGATGAAAACTGGTTTCCCTAA
- a CDS encoding Uma2 family endonuclease gives MAAVILNLDTVNLSDEQFYRLCQVNPDWQLERNVQGELIVMPPVGGISGNREADFIIDLGIWNRQTRLGKVFSSATIFRLPKGGDRAPDAAWVSLTRWQALSREEQEKFPPICPDFVIELRSRSDSLPEIQAKMREYLHSGLRLGWLVNPQQQQVEIYRPQQPVEIMELPANLNGEDVLPGFSLFISIFE, from the coding sequence ATGGCAGCAGTGATTTTAAACTTAGATACAGTCAATCTCAGCGATGAGCAGTTTTACCGTCTCTGTCAAGTTAACCCAGATTGGCAACTGGAAAGAAACGTTCAAGGAGAATTAATTGTGATGCCACCTGTTGGGGGAATTAGCGGCAACCGAGAAGCCGATTTTATCATTGACTTAGGTATCTGGAACCGTCAAACCCGATTGGGTAAAGTCTTTAGTTCGGCGACGATTTTTCGTTTACCGAAAGGCGGAGATCGCGCTCCCGATGCCGCTTGGGTGAGTTTAACTCGTTGGCAAGCTCTGAGTCGAGAAGAACAGGAGAAATTTCCGCCTATTTGTCCCGATTTCGTCATTGAACTGCGCTCCCGTAGCGATTCCCTCCCGGAAATTCAAGCTAAAATGCGGGAATATCTCCACAGTGGTTTGCGATTAGGTTGGCTAGTTAATCCTCAACAACAACAAGTGGAAATTTATCGTCCTCAGCAACCCGTAGAAATTATGGAACTACCCGCTAATTTAAACGGAGAGGATGTCTTACCCGGTTTTAGTCTATTTATCTCTATTTTTGAGTAA
- a CDS encoding WD40 repeat domain-containing protein: MKITLYQPTLSLLLLLLLSGGCAVNREKEKTTTPQASPLAEIVPWQMVERVTILKADQDPIYALAISPDNSLLLSGSFDGTVREWDLKTQKPLRTWQLGDTVNAIQFSPDGKSFVTADAGGKVQRWNTRTGKLEMTYPGHAFLVTDAAISPDGKILATGSWDRTVKLWDFQTGTLLKTLRGHNHPIQAIAFSPDGKGIVSADYDGFVKLWKVSTGRFIRAYAGNLFPVYRVLFSKDGNTAGTASQDGSIRGWQVKSGIGTTTILAHNDAVTDMALLDGGKVLASTSGDGTVKFWDVNTRRHLNTLKGNVILRMVASRDGRWLVTGDRDGAIAIWRGI; the protein is encoded by the coding sequence ATGAAAATAACCCTTTATCAACCGACATTATCTTTATTATTACTGCTGTTGCTATCCGGTGGTTGTGCAGTCAATCGGGAAAAAGAGAAAACCACCACCCCGCAAGCGTCTCCCCTAGCAGAAATCGTTCCTTGGCAGATGGTCGAACGGGTTACTATTTTAAAAGCCGATCAGGATCCCATCTATGCTTTGGCCATTAGTCCCGATAACTCCCTGCTGCTGAGTGGTAGTTTTGACGGCACTGTTAGGGAATGGGACCTAAAAACCCAAAAACCTCTCAGGACTTGGCAACTAGGAGATACTGTTAACGCTATCCAATTTAGTCCCGATGGCAAGAGTTTCGTAACTGCCGATGCGGGGGGAAAAGTGCAACGCTGGAATACGCGCACGGGAAAATTAGAAATGACCTATCCTGGCCATGCTTTTCTCGTTACTGATGCCGCTATTTCTCCCGATGGCAAAATTTTGGCCACGGGTAGCTGGGATCGTACAGTTAAACTCTGGGATTTTCAGACGGGTACACTGTTAAAAACCCTGCGCGGTCATAATCATCCGATTCAGGCGATCGCATTTAGTCCCGATGGTAAAGGAATTGTCAGCGCCGATTACGATGGTTTCGTTAAACTGTGGAAAGTGAGTACCGGTCGCTTTATTCGGGCCTATGCGGGGAATTTATTCCCCGTTTATCGGGTGCTTTTTTCCAAGGATGGTAATACCGCCGGTACTGCTAGTCAAGACGGTTCGATCCGCGGTTGGCAAGTGAAAAGCGGCATCGGCACCACTACTATTCTCGCCCATAACGACGCTGTTACCGATATGGCCCTGCTGGATGGGGGTAAAGTTTTGGCCAGCACTTCCGGGGATGGAACTGTCAAATTTTGGGATGTTAATACCCGTCGGCACTTGAATACTCTCAAGGGAAACGTCATCTTAAGAATGGTTGCCAGTCGAGATGGTCGTTGGTTAGTCACTGGAGATCGAGACGGTGCGATCGCAATCTGGCGGGGAATCTAA